The following proteins are co-located in the Acidobacteriota bacterium genome:
- a CDS encoding PQQ-like beta-propeller repeat protein — translation MILRAWMRSSLMRGLVCGVLASMAVLPFWRGSGSRPSGAALPPAIAGVAGTASAAPSSAEEWTDFRGPRRDGHYRGAPILTRWPEQGLKPLWRRTVGGGYASLALAEGRAFTIEQRDSREVVAAYDIRTGDEIWTHSWEAFFDESLGGDGPRATPTWHEGRIYALGATGELHCLDASEGRLIWSRNILRDSRAKNLTWGMSASPLIVGEKVIVLPGGSRGRSVAAYHKETGNALWKSLSDKQAYTSPMWVTLAGQPQLLIVSARRMMGLSGEDGSLLWEFPWITDYDVNVAQPIVLGQGRVFISAGYGHGAALVQVKRTSGSFEASALWQNRRMKNKFTCSVLKDGFIYGLDEGILACIRAETGELRWKGGRYGHGQLLLAGDHLVVLTESGELVLVKADPERQQELARFSAIRGRTWNHPAISEGLLLVRNSQEMACFDLALR, via the coding sequence ATGATCCTGAGAGCCTGGATGCGTTCGAGCCTGATGCGGGGTCTGGTGTGCGGGGTGCTGGCTTCCATGGCTGTACTCCCGTTTTGGAGAGGCAGTGGGAGCAGGCCATCCGGGGCCGCGTTGCCTCCCGCCATTGCCGGGGTTGCGGGCACCGCATCGGCGGCCCCATCAAGTGCCGAGGAATGGACCGATTTCAGAGGGCCGAGGCGCGACGGCCACTATCGGGGAGCCCCCATCCTCACCCGTTGGCCCGAGCAGGGATTGAAGCCCCTCTGGCGTCGGACCGTCGGCGGCGGATACGCCTCCCTGGCGCTGGCTGAGGGGCGGGCCTTCACCATCGAGCAGCGCGACTCCCGGGAAGTGGTGGCGGCTTACGATATACGGACGGGAGATGAGATCTGGACCCATTCCTGGGAGGCCTTCTTCGACGAGTCCCTGGGCGGGGACGGGCCTCGGGCCACTCCCACCTGGCACGAAGGCCGTATCTACGCCCTGGGCGCCACCGGAGAGCTGCACTGCCTGGATGCCTCCGAGGGGCGTTTGATCTGGTCTCGGAACATTCTGCGGGACAGTCGGGCCAAAAACCTGACCTGGGGCATGTCCGCTTCGCCCCTGATCGTGGGTGAGAAGGTGATTGTCCTGCCGGGAGGCTCCCGTGGCAGATCGGTGGCTGCCTACCACAAAGAGACGGGGAATGCGTTGTGGAAATCGCTGAGTGACAAGCAGGCCTACACCTCTCCCATGTGGGTGACCCTTGCCGGACAACCCCAGCTTCTGATCGTGAGCGCCAGGCGGATGATGGGCCTCTCGGGCGAGGATGGGTCTCTCCTCTGGGAATTCCCCTGGATCACCGACTATGACGTCAACGTCGCCCAACCGATTGTGTTGGGGCAGGGTCGGGTCTTTATCTCGGCGGGCTACGGCCACGGCGCGGCGCTGGTGCAGGTGAAAAGGACTTCCGGAAGTTTTGAGGCCAGCGCGCTGTGGCAGAATCGCCGCATGAAGAACAAGTTCACCTGCTCGGTGCTGAAGGACGGATTCATCTACGGGCTGGACGAAGGAATCCTGGCCTGTATCCGGGCCGAGACCGGCGAGCTCAGGTGGAAGGGTGGCCGGTACGGGCATGGACAGCTTCTGTTGGCCGGGGACCACCTTGTCGTTCTGACCGAGTCGGGCGAGCTGGTGCTGGTCAAGGCCGATCCCGAGCGGCAGCAGGAGCTGGCCCGCTTCTCCGCGATTCGTGGCAGGACCTGGAATCACCCTGCCATCTCCGAAGGACTGCTGCTGGTACGAAATTCCCAGGAAATGGCCTGCTTCGACCTGGCTTTGAGATAG